One segment of Massilia sp. Se16.2.3 DNA contains the following:
- a CDS encoding DUF2145 domain-containing protein — MRRFLLTLVLALAAGTSMAGTPCEGTPATPAQVRMSLQMADATRAALESIDDEVVLIARVGQDLGKYGLTYSHMGFAVREHPAGAWSIVHKLNGCGTATSGLYDEGLVNFFSDSPFRYQAGIWRLAPGAQARLKKALLGKKAKDYFEPNYSLVAYPFSTRYQNSNGWVLEMLAFAVAPEDEANTRLSAQAWLKGSGYRPTQLELGTMTRLGARMTKANVAFDDHPPELRWSGHIQTVTVDSIVTWLRTLPDGCQAMGCPEARVVLPGAAR, encoded by the coding sequence ATGCGCCGCTTTCTGCTGACGCTGGTCCTGGCGCTGGCGGCCGGCACGTCGATGGCCGGCACGCCCTGTGAAGGAACACCCGCCACGCCCGCACAGGTGCGCATGAGCCTGCAGATGGCGGACGCGACCCGCGCCGCACTCGAGTCGATCGACGACGAAGTGGTGCTGATTGCCCGCGTCGGCCAGGACCTGGGCAAGTACGGCCTGACCTATTCGCACATGGGATTTGCCGTGCGCGAGCATCCGGCAGGGGCCTGGTCGATCGTCCACAAGCTCAACGGCTGCGGCACGGCCACGTCCGGCCTGTATGACGAAGGCCTGGTCAACTTTTTTTCGGACTCGCCGTTTCGCTACCAGGCCGGCATCTGGCGCCTGGCTCCCGGCGCGCAGGCACGGCTGAAGAAAGCCTTGCTCGGCAAGAAGGCCAAGGATTATTTCGAACCGAACTACAGCCTGGTCGCCTATCCATTCAGCACGCGCTACCAGAATTCGAATGGCTGGGTGCTGGAAATGCTGGCCTTTGCCGTCGCGCCGGAAGACGAGGCGAACACCCGTCTGAGTGCCCAAGCCTGGCTGAAGGGAAGCGGCTACCGGCCGACCCAGCTCGAACTGGGCACCATGACCCGCCTGGGCGCACGCATGACCAAGGCGAACGTCGCCTTCGACGACCATCCGCCCGAGCTGCGCTGGAGCGGCCATATCCAGACCGTCACGGTCGACTCCATCGTCACCTGGCTGCGTACGCTGCCGGATGGCTGCCAGGCGATGGGGTGTCCGGAAGCGCGCGTGGTGTTGCCGGGGGCTGCGAGGTAA
- a CDS encoding DUF2145 domain-containing protein, which produces MILRRLVLAAVLATAAEMALAGRQCVSQEVAPELSRLSMHIGDATRAALGAIDDEVVLIARVGQDLSKYGLTYSHMAFAVREHPDGAWSVVHELNRCGTGESALYDEGLVNFFADAPFRYQAGIWRLAPHAQRRLKTALLGTQAKDYHERHYSAVAYPFSARYQNSNGWVLEMLAFAFAEEGEVTDRAGAQAWLKTHAYVPSQVEVGTLLRFGARVIKANIAFDDHPSALRREGHIRLVTVDSIVTWLRTLPDACQATGCPEMRVVLPGAR; this is translated from the coding sequence GTGATCCTGCGCCGCCTCGTGCTGGCAGCCGTTCTCGCCACCGCGGCGGAAATGGCGCTGGCGGGGCGGCAGTGCGTAAGCCAGGAGGTAGCGCCTGAGCTGTCGCGCCTGAGCATGCACATCGGCGATGCGACGCGCGCCGCGCTCGGCGCGATCGATGACGAGGTCGTACTCATCGCACGCGTCGGGCAGGATTTGTCGAAATACGGGCTGACCTATTCGCACATGGCGTTTGCGGTGCGCGAGCACCCGGATGGGGCCTGGTCGGTCGTGCACGAGCTGAATCGTTGCGGCACCGGCGAATCGGCGCTGTACGACGAAGGGCTGGTCAACTTTTTCGCCGATGCGCCATTTCGCTACCAGGCCGGCATCTGGCGCCTGGCGCCGCACGCGCAGCGCCGCCTGAAAACCGCTTTGCTTGGCACGCAGGCCAAGGACTACCATGAGCGGCACTACAGCGCGGTGGCCTATCCCTTCAGCGCGCGCTACCAGAATTCGAACGGCTGGGTGCTGGAGATGCTGGCCTTCGCGTTTGCCGAGGAAGGCGAGGTAACTGACCGGGCGGGTGCCCAGGCCTGGCTGAAAACGCACGCGTATGTGCCGAGCCAGGTCGAAGTCGGCACGCTGCTCCGGTTCGGTGCGCGCGTCATCAAGGCGAATATCGCTTTCGACGACCATCCATCCGCGTTGCGCCGGGAGGGACACATCCGGCTTGTCACGGTCGATTCCATCGTTACCTGGCTGCGTACGCTGCCGGATGCGTGCCAGGCGACGGGGTGTCCGGAGATGCGGGTGGTGTTGCCTGGGGCCCGGTAA
- a CDS encoding MFS transporter → MLFQQFRRELIIVSLRKALSALASDRLLQNSDFRRLWLSSTLMNFGSQITLLALPICAVLLMHATPSQMGTLAALESLPFLLFGLPSGVLLDRRRRLPIMMCSDIMVATALASVPLAWWLGLLSIHWLYAVGFVIGSGLVVGGSAEQVFLTFIVGRNGLVDAHSKLAATESAARLVGPGMAGVLVQLLGAPVALLCTVGAFIASLGNLRRIRAREPQPPPTNTHPMHEIREGLVFVWNHRLLRTLAWTAGFWHLLFYGYLALHVLFATRVLGMAPGVMGTAQMLGGLGILAGSILVKPLSARYGTGRAILVGLCVCTLGFALMPAIPAGLFGSGAATAIAYGIVVFLLDCGATLFFVPYVALRQRVTPDAVLGRMVATMRSLTVASAPLGAMTAGMLAERTSVRTALVLVAAGAVVLAISAVSGTRLRHVNE, encoded by the coding sequence TTGCTGTTTCAGCAATTTCGACGCGAGCTCATCATCGTCTCCCTCCGCAAGGCCCTCAGTGCCCTGGCCAGCGACCGCCTGCTGCAAAACAGCGACTTCCGTCGCCTCTGGCTCAGCAGCACGCTGATGAATTTCGGGTCCCAGATCACCCTGCTGGCCCTGCCGATCTGTGCCGTCCTGCTGATGCATGCGACGCCAAGCCAGATGGGCACGCTCGCCGCACTCGAATCGCTCCCCTTCCTGCTGTTCGGGCTGCCTTCCGGCGTGCTCCTCGACCGCCGGCGGCGCCTGCCGATCATGATGTGCAGCGACATCATGGTCGCCACCGCCCTCGCGAGTGTGCCGCTAGCCTGGTGGCTGGGTCTGCTGAGCATCCATTGGCTGTATGCGGTCGGCTTCGTGATCGGCAGCGGCCTGGTCGTCGGCGGCAGTGCGGAACAGGTGTTCCTCACCTTTATCGTCGGCCGCAACGGACTGGTCGATGCCCACTCAAAGCTCGCCGCCACCGAATCGGCAGCGCGCCTGGTCGGCCCGGGCATGGCGGGCGTGCTGGTGCAGCTGCTCGGCGCGCCGGTCGCGCTGCTGTGCACGGTCGGCGCTTTCATTGCCTCGTTAGGGAATTTGCGCCGGATTCGTGCCCGCGAGCCGCAGCCCCCGCCCACCAACACCCATCCCATGCACGAAATCCGCGAGGGCCTGGTCTTTGTCTGGAATCACCGGCTGCTGCGCACGCTCGCCTGGACGGCGGGCTTCTGGCACCTGCTGTTCTATGGCTACCTCGCGCTGCACGTCCTGTTCGCCACGCGCGTGCTCGGCATGGCGCCGGGCGTGATGGGAACGGCGCAAATGCTGGGCGGCCTCGGCATCCTGGCCGGCTCGATCCTCGTCAAGCCGCTATCGGCACGCTATGGCACCGGCCGCGCAATCCTGGTCGGCCTGTGCGTCTGCACCCTGGGCTTCGCCCTGATGCCCGCCATTCCGGCCGGCCTGTTCGGCAGCGGCGCGGCGACCGCGATCGCCTACGGCATCGTTGTCTTCCTGCTCGATTGCGGCGCAACGCTGTTCTTCGTGCCCTACGTCGCCTTGCGCCAGCGTGTCACGCCCGACGCCGTGCTGGGCCGGATGGTGGCGACGATGCGTTCGCTGACGGTGGCCAGCGCCCCGCTCGGCGCCATGACAGCGGGCATGCTGGCCGAGCGCACCAGCGTGCGCACCGCGCTGGTCCTCGTCGCCGCCGGCGCGGTCGTGCTGGCGATAAGCGCCGTGAGCGGTACGCGCCTGCGGCATGTGAACGAGTGA
- a CDS encoding enoyl-CoA hydratase — protein sequence MEYSDLLIENHGKVVVIRLNRPKAMNALNDNMMNELGHALYQYDADPAVNVIVLTGSEKVFAAGADIAAMANYTYADTYPGNYIGRNWEHILNVRKPVIGVVAGYALGGGCELAMMCDFLIASDAAKFGQPEIKVGVTPGAGGTQRLPRAIGKSKAMDMLLTARMIDAAEAERTGLVSRVFPADSLMEEALKVANTIAEMPVSVAMAIKDSVNRAYETTLTEGVRYERRFFHAAFGTPAQKEGMAAFLEKRKANFEGM from the coding sequence ATGGAATATAGTGACCTGCTGATCGAAAACCACGGCAAGGTGGTCGTCATTCGCCTGAACCGTCCGAAGGCGATGAATGCGCTGAACGACAACATGATGAACGAGCTCGGCCATGCGCTCTACCAGTACGATGCCGACCCGGCCGTCAACGTCATCGTCCTGACCGGCAGCGAAAAGGTTTTTGCAGCAGGCGCCGATATCGCCGCCATGGCCAACTACACCTATGCCGACACTTATCCAGGTAACTATATTGGCCGCAACTGGGAACATATCCTCAATGTGCGCAAACCCGTGATCGGCGTCGTCGCCGGTTATGCCCTGGGCGGCGGCTGCGAGCTGGCCATGATGTGCGACTTCCTGATTGCCTCCGACGCCGCCAAGTTCGGTCAGCCGGAAATCAAGGTCGGCGTCACCCCGGGTGCGGGTGGTACCCAGCGCCTGCCGCGTGCGATCGGCAAGTCGAAAGCCATGGACATGCTGTTGACGGCGCGCATGATCGACGCGGCCGAGGCCGAGCGCACCGGGCTGGTGTCGCGCGTCTTCCCAGCCGACAGCCTGATGGAAGAGGCGCTCAAGGTGGCCAATACCATCGCCGAGATGCCGGTGTCGGTGGCGATGGCGATCAAGGATTCCGTCAACCGTGCCTACGAGACCACCCTCACCGAGGGCGTGCGTTACGAGCGGCGCTTTTTCCACGCCGCATTCGGTACGCCGGCGCAAAAAGAGGGAATGGCGGCGTTCCTGGAGAAACGCAAAGCGAATTTCGAGGGGATGTAG